The stretch of DNA AATGTCGGCAGGCGTATCGGGCCGCACCGGCGCGGCGTCGATCAGCAGGCGGATGCCGCGCACCAGATCGGTGACGTAGGTGAAATCGCGGTACATCTCGCCATCGTTGTAGATATCGATCGGGGTGCCTTCGAGCACGCCCTTGGTGAACTTGAACAGCGCCATGTCGGGCCGCCCCCAGGGCCCGTAGACCGTGAAGAAGCGGAACATCGTCGTCGGCAGGTTCCAGAGGTGTGCGTAGGAATGCGCCATCGCCTCGTTCGCCTTCTTGGTCGCGGCGTAGAGCGTCAGCGGGGTATCGACCTTCTGGAGTTCGTCGAAGGGCATTTGCTCGTTCGCGCCATAGACCGACGAGGTGGACGCCATCAGCAGGTGATTGACACCCAGCTCGCGCGCGCATTCCATCACGTTGAAGGTGCCGACCAGATTGGCGTCGATATAGGCGCGCGGGTTCTCAAGCGAGTAGCGCACCCCCGCCTGCGCGGCGAGGTGGACGATCACGTCGGGCTGCTCCGCCAGCGCGAGCGCGTGAAGGGTGTCGAAATCCTCCAGCATCCCCTCGGTGCAGGCAAAGTGCGGATGTTGCAGCAGCATCTGGTGCCGCCGCTGCTTGATCCGCACGTCGTAATAGTCCGTCATGCCGTCATAGCCGACGACGCGGAAACCCTCCTCCAGCAGCAGTTGCGAGAGGTGGAAGCCGATGAACCCGGCCGAGCCGGTGACGAGAACTGTGCGCATGGCCGCGCTCCTTACGCCGAAGCGTTTAAGAAAGTCGCCCTAGGACAGCGCAATGTCCGGCGCGTCTTCCTGCTTCATTCCGACGACATGGTAGCCCGCATCGACATGATGCGTCTCCCCGGTGACGCCGGATGAAAGGTCCGACAGCAGATAGAGCCCCGCGCCGCCGACATCGTCGATCGTGACATTGCGGCGCAGCGGTGCGTTGTATTCGTTCCACTTGAGGATGTAGCGGAAATCGCCGATCCCGCTCGCCGCGAGGGTCTTGATCGGCCCGGCGCTGATCGCGTTGACGCGGATATTGCGCGGGCCGAGATCGTTGGCGAGATACTTCACGCTCGTCTCCAGCGCCGCCTTGGCCACGCCCATGACGTTGTAATGCGGCACGACCTTCTCGGCGCCGTAATAGCTCAGCGTCAGGATCGCGCCGCCGCTTTCGGGCATCATCGCGCTCGCGCGCTGGGCGATCGCGACCAGCGAATAGGCCGAGATGTTCATCGTCATCAGGAAGTTGTCGAGGCTGGTGTCGACATAGAGCCCGCGCAGCTCGTTCTTGTCGGAAAAGCCGATCGCGTGGACCACGAAGTCGAGGCTGTCCCAGCGCTCTTTTAGGGCGGCGAACGCGGCATCGAGCGATTCCATGCTCGACACGTCGCATTCGAAGGTGAAATCGCTCCCCAGCTGCGCCGCGAGCGGGATCACGCGCTTGCCCAGCGCTTCACCCTGATAGGAAAAGGCGAGCTCGGCCCCATGCTCGGCGAGCTTCTTCGCAATCCCCCAGGCCAGCGACTTGTCGTTGGCGAGCCCCATGATGAGGCCGCGCTTGCCTGCCATCAATCCGTCCATCTACGCATTCTCCTTGGGCTGCTCCGCCCGTTCGGCCGCTTCGTGAGCCAGCGCCGCATTCAATTCCGCGCCGATAACCACGCCCAGCCCGACAAGCCAGAAAAACAGCAGCGTCACCATACTCCCGGCAAGGCTGCCATAGGTCAGATCATAGGTGAAGACCGAGCGCAGCACCACCGGCAGCGCCGCCGCGACGGCGAGCCACCACAGCGTCGTGAACAGCGCGCCGGGCCACTTGGGCCATTGCCGCCCACGATAGGACTTGGGTGTCAGCGTCACGAACAGCACCCACAGTGAGGCGGCAAGGCCGAGACCCGGAACGATCCGCGACAGCCGCAGCGCGCCGATCCACTTGCCCAATTGCGGCAGCACCGCCTGGATCACCTCCTGCGCGCCGCCGATCAGCACCTGTGCGAAGAGCGAGAGCATCAGCACCACCACCGCGCCGAGAATCAGCCCCGCCGAAACCAGCCGTTTCTGCCAGAAGGTGCGCCCGGTCTTGGTGTGGTAGGCGCGCCGCAGGATGTCGCGGATCGTCTCGACCAGGCTCGACACGGTCCACAGGCCGACCGCCGCGCCCACCCACAGCAGCCAGCCCGAGCGCGCATAGATCACCGTCTCGGCCACCGGCACGATCACCGAGGCGACCGAATCCGGCATGGCGCGCGCGACCGAGAAGACCAGTGTCTGCGCATTGTCGCGCCCGCCGATCAAATCGAACAGCGCCGCCCCGAGGATGAAGAAGGGGAAGATCGCGAGCATCGACAGATAGGCGAGGTTGCCCGCGTGGATGAAGCCATCGTTGAAGGTGTCGATCGCCACGCGTCGCACCACCCGTCCGGCGTGACGGAGACGGGGTTCGCTGGTGAGACGGGCAAGCATCAGGTCTTTCGTCGGCCGCTAGAGGCCGAATTTCTCGCGCGGGCGGGCCGGGTCGATCCAGCCTTCGAGCCGGGTTTCCAGCGCGGCGAGATCGGCGGGAAGCTGGATTTCGATATTCACCAGCTGGTCGCCGCGTTCGTGCTTGCCGTCGACCAGCTTGCCATTCTTCTTCGTCCAGCCCTTGCCCGCCAGCCGCAACACCGTGCCGCCCGAGGTGCCGGGCTTGATCGTCAGCATCACTGCGCCGTCCACCGTCGGGCACTTGACCTTGGCCCCGCGCACCGCCTCGTCGAGCGTGACAGGCAGGTCCATGCGGATATTGTCGCCCTCGCGCCGGAAGAACGGGTGGGAGCCGACTTCGACCATCACGATCCCGTCGCCATTGCCGCCCGGCCCCGGATGGCCCTTGTCCTTGAGGCGCATCATCGTGCCGTCCTCGACCCCGGCGGGGAGCTTCAGGTTGATCGCCTTGCCGTCGGCCAGCGTGATGCGCTGATCGCGCCCGGCGGCGGCGTCGACGAAAGGCACGGCGAGCCGGTACTGGATATCCGCGCCACGCTTGGGCGGAGGCGGGGGTGGTTGCCGCCCGAAGCCGCGCCGCGCCGCGCCCGCTTGTGGGTTCTTGCGGCCGCCGAACAGGCCTTCGAACAGATCGCCCAGATCGACATCGTCCGCGCCGAACCCGGCGAAATCGGCTGGATTCGGCCCCGGCCCGCCGCCCGGCCCTGCACCATAGGTGCCCCCGCGGCCATAACCGGGCCGCCCGCCCATTCCGGCGAAGGGATTGGCGGGGTTGCCGTCCCCGTCAATCTCGCCCCGGTCGAACTGCGCGCGCTTGGCCTTGTCGCTCAGCAGATCGTAGGCGCGGGTGGCATCGGAGAATTTCTCCGCCGCCTTGGGATTGTCCTTGTTGCGATCGGGATGCAGCTCCTTGGCGAGCTTGCGATAGGCGCTCTTGATGTCCGCTTCCGACGCGGTGCGGGGGACGCCGAGAATGGAATAGGGATCGCGCATGGTGAGTTAGCTAGGTGAGACAGCGCGGCTGCGCAAGGTGGCGCTGGCTGCAAGGCACGGGCGCGCACTCTTTCAGGACAGGCGGCCCATGCGGATTGCGCCTTTCCGCAGGCTCCGCGCGTAGCTAAGGCGGCAACCGACCCGAGGAGCCTTTGCCGATGTCCGACACCACCCCGCTCGACGATGCCCAGCTCGCCGATTCGGTGATCCCCGAAGGCGCCGATCCCTTCGACCTGTTCGAGGAATGGTTCGCCGCTGCGCAGGTGGGGGAGATCAACGATCCCAACGCCATGGCGCTCGCCACGGCGACGGCGGATGCCGCGCCTTCGGTGCGGATGGTGCTGCTGAAGGGCCACGGCAAGGACGAGATGGCGGGCGGCGGCTTCACCTTCTTCACCAATGCCGAAAGCCGCAAAGGCGCGCAGATCCGTGCCAATATGCAGGCCGCGCTGCTGTTCCACTGGAAAAGCCTGCGCCGCCAGATCCGCATCGAAGGCCCGCTGACCGAGGTCTCGCCCGAGCGGGCCGACGCCTATTTCCACTCGCGCCCCTACAAGAGCCAGGTCGGCAGCGCCGCCAGCGACCAGTCGCGCCCCTTGCCCGAGCGCCAGACCTATCTCGACCGGGTGCAGGAATTGTGGGCCGCCCACGAGGATGAGGGCAAGGTGCCGCGCCCGCCGCACTGGACCGGCTTCACGCTCTCCCCGCGCCGGATCGAGTTCTGGATCGACCGCGACAACCGGCTCCACGACCGCCGGGAATTTGTGCGCGACAGCGCCGATGCGCCGTGGTCGGGCACGCTCCTTTACCCGTGAGGAAGACCATGCAGATACCCTATTGGCACGTCGATGCCTTCGCCGCCCGGCCCTTCGGCGGCAATCAGGCGGCGGTGATGGTGCTGGACGAATGGCTGCCCGACGATGTGCTGGTGCGGATCGGGGGCGAGAACCTCTTCGCCGAAACCGCCTTCGTGGTGCGCGATGCCACCGGAGAGGCCGACTGGGAGCTGCGCTGGTGCACGCCGACCTATGAAATCGCGCTGTGCGGCCATGCGACGCTGGCGAGCGGGCACGTGCTGCTGACGCGGGACGCCGAGGGCCAGGGGCTTGAGCGGGTTACCTTCCGCACCCGCCAGTCGGGCATCCTCGAAGTCGTGCGGGCGGGGGAGGGCTATGAGCTTGCGCTTCCCACGATCCAGACCGCGCCGGGCGATTACCCCGAAGCGGTGGCGCTGCTCGGCGCGGAGCCGCTGGAAGTGTGGCGCAACGACAGCCGCTACAATGTCTTCCTGTTCGAGGACGAGGCGGCGATCCGCGCGCTCGATCCCGACATCCGCGGGCTGGGCAAGCTCGGCACCGACCAGTTCATCTGCACCGCACCGGGCGACACAACCGACATTGTAAGCCGCGTCTTCGTGCCGGGCGGCGGGGTGGACGAGGATTCGGTCACCGGATCGGCCCATGCGGTGCTCACGCCGTTCTGGGCGAAGCGGCTGGGGCGGACAAGCTTCACCGCGCATCAGGCGAGCACACGCGGCGGCGATCTTACGCTGCGGCTGGAAGGCGACAAGGCGTGGCTTGGCGGGCCCTGCGTGACGGTGGTCGAGGGAACATTCCACCTGTGATCCCCCGCGCAGGCGGGGGTCTCAGGCGACGGCGCACAACGGCACGAGGCCCCCGCCTGCGCGGGGGATCACGGGCGTTCACCTCTCCGGATAAAGCTCCAGCACGTCCGCCGCTTGCTGCAACATCGGCGGGCGCTCGGCCGAATCTGAATGGCCGAGCCGCACCAGAGTCACGCGCTGTTCCGGCGAGACCAGCACATATTGCCCCATATGCCCGATCAGCGAGAACAGGCTCTCGGGCGCGCGGTCGGGGAACAGTGGCTGGTCCTCGCCTTGCGCCAGCGGGCGGTTGAGCCAGATTTGGAAGCCGTAATTGGCGCGCGCCGGGCTGGGCGTCACCATCGCTTCGACCCAGCGGACGGGGACGAGCTGCTCGCCCCCCGGTGCGCGGCCCTTCAGCCGCAGGAACTCGCCGAATTTCGCCCAGTCGCGCGCGGTGGCGTGCATCAGGCTGCCGCCGATCAGCGTGCCGCTGGCGTCGAATTCGGGCACCATGCTTGTCATTCCCAGCGGACCGAACAGTCTGATGCGGAGATAATCCGCCACCGCCTTGCGCCGCGCTTCGGGCTTGTTGCTGGTCGTCAGCGCGCGCGCGGCGATATCGGCGAGGATCACGGTGGTGTTGCTCGAATATTCGAACTGCTTGCCCGGCTCGGCCTCAAGCGGTTGTTCCTCCGCCCACTTGGCCATGTCGTCACGCCCGTCGAGGAACAGCATCCGCACCTCGGCGCTCTCGTAGGGCGGATCGCCCGCTTCGGTGTGGCGCAGCCCGCTGCGCATCTGGAGCAGCTGGCGCAGCGTGATCTCCGCGCGCGGATCGCCGGGGCGCTGCCACAGCGGCACCGGCGCGGGCGCATCGAGCGCGAGCTTGCCGTCGGCGACCAGCATGCCGATCAGCACCGCGGTGACGGTCTTGGCCATCGACCAGCTGACGAAGCGCGTGTCCTTGTCATAGCCCTCGCCATAACGCTCGGCGGCGAGCTTGCCGTTTGCCATCACCACCACCGCGCGGGTTTCGCCGAGGCCGGGGAGGGTGAAGAGATCGTCGATCTGGCGCGCAAGCTGGTCGCGCGGGGCGCCCGCATCGTCGGTAACGGCGGCGAGCGCGGCTTCGGTCAGGGGTGCTTCGGCCGGCGGCGGGGAACCGCAGGCGGCGAGCAACAGCAGGACTGGCGCGGGCAGGATCGCGCGATTAAGGACGGCGGCTGGCAGGGTCATCCCGCCCCCAATTCCCGATGGACGAAGGCTTGGCAATGGCGAAATCACCCCGCACCCCCGCGAAGGGCCGCACGCGCTGGGGCCTGTGGCTGCTGGCCATCCTCGCGCTGGTCGTGGGCGCTACCGTATGGGCCTTCCGCACGCCGATCACCGGCTATGGCAGCACCGCTGCGGCCTATTCGGCGCGGGTGGCCTGTTCGTGCCGCTTCGTCGCCGGCCGCAGCCTCAAGGATTGCACCAGGGACAAGCTCGCCGGGATGGAGGCCGTCACCCTGCGCGACGATCCCGAAGCCAAGAGCGTCACCGCCCGCTTCCCACTGGTGGCCGAGGCCACCGCGACCTACCGCGAGGGTTACGGCTGCGTGCTGGAGCCGTGGGAGGGATGAGGCGCGCGCCAAGTGCAATGTTTCACGTGAAACATTGCACTTGAGCGCGCCTAAACGCGTCTTCGGCCCGACAAGCCGCGTTAAGCTTCGACCTTCTCGGTCGAATCGATCCAGCCGCCGCCGATTACCCGGTCGCCGGCATAGATCACCGCCGCCTGACCGGGGGCGACGCCGAACTCCGGCTCGGCGAAGCGGATCGTGACCGCCGCACCGTCTCCCAGATCACCTTCCAGCGTCACCGGCACCGGCTTGGCGAGGCTGCGCACCTTCGCGGTTAGCGGCGCGTCGGGCACCGGCCCGATGCGGTTGGTTTCGGTAATGCGGGCTGCGTTCACCGCCAGCATCCGCTTGGGCCCGACGCGCACTTCACGGGAGAGCGCATCGAGGCCGATGACATAGAGCGGTTCGGGCTGGCCGCCGATTTCGAGGCCCTTCCTCTGGCCCACGGTGAAGTGGACGATGCCCTTGTGTTCGCCCAGCTTTTCGCCGCTCGCCGCGTGAACGATCGCGCCCGGTGCCGCGCCTTCAGGGCGCACCTTGGTGACGATCTTGGCGTAATTGCCATCGGGCACGAAACAGATGTCCTGCGAATCCGGCTTGGCCGCGTTCCGCAAGGCAGCCGCCTCGGCCAGCGCGCGCACCTGCGGCTTGGGCATCCCGCCCAGCGGGAAGCGCAGATAATCGAGCTGCGCTTCGGTGGTGCCGTAGAGAAAATAGGACTGATCGCGCGCGGGATCGAAGGCGCGGTGCAGCTCGACCCCGTCCGCGCCGACAACGCGGCGGACATAGTGCCCGGTCGCCAGACAATCCGCGCCCAGCTCGCGCGCCATGCGGAACAGGTCGGTGAACTTGGGCCCCATGTTGCAGCGGATGCAGGGCACCGGCGTGCGCCCGGCGAGATATTCGTCGGCGAATTGTTCGACCACGTCTTCGCGGAAGGCGCTTTCATGGTCGAAGACGTAATGCGCGATGCCCAGCCGGTCGGCCACCGCGCGCGCGTCACGGATGTCGTCGCCCGCGCAGCACGCGCCCTTGCGGCCCGTCGCCGCGCCGTAATCGTAAAGCTGGAGCGTGATGCCGATCACCTCGGCCCCGCTGGCATGGGCGAGGGCGGCGACCACCGAGGAATCGACCCCGCCGCTCATCGCGACGACGATGCGGCAGTCGCTGGCGGCGCGCGGCAGATCGAACAGCGCGGCAGCATCGGCCGGGGCCATCAAGCCGGTTTCGAGGAGAGCGGGGGTTTCCATGGGCGGCGCGCCCTATAGCGCCTCCGCCCGCGCTTCGCCAGTCTTGCCCCCGAAGCGTGAAACAGCCGCCCGGACTTCCCCGGGGACGAAGTAAATCGCGAGTTTACCGGATTTTGACGGTCGTGCGGTATCAGGACGGATGATGTTCGAGAAAGCCAATACTTTCAACGCCTCCGCCGGCTCCGCGCCGGGAGACGAGCGGCTCGCCACCCGCCCGTTGCGGCGCCCGGGTGAAGCGCTGCGCGCGCTGGAGTGGAGCGAGCTCACTTCGCGCCTCAATGCGGCGCGCGATCTCAGGCTGCTGCTGCGCACCGAATCGCAGGCGCCGATCGAAGCGGTCGCCGCCAGCTTTGGCGATGCGGCGGCAAGTTACTTCGCGCTTCTCGATGATAGCGAAGAGGGCGTTAACCCTGATGCTTTAGGGCAATCTAAAGTCTTGGGTGCCACACCTCGGGCCAGCAATGCGAACCGCGCCGACACGGCGACAGGCGAAAACGCCGATCCGTGCCGGAGCGATGCGAGAGACAGACGATGATTGAAAACCAGGATATCCGCCCCGCCCAGGTGATCGGCCCGCTCGGCGAGCCGCTGACGCTGGCCGACCTGCCCTCGCCGGCGACCAAGCGCTGGGTGGTGCGGCGCAAGGCCGAGGTGGTGGCCGCGGTGAGCGGCGGGTTGCTGACGCTCGACGAAGCGCTGGCGCGTTACAGCCTCACGCTGGAGGAATTCGCCTCGTGGCAGCGCGCGGTCGACCGTTCGGGCATGCACGGCCTGCGCGTCACCAAGATCCAGCACTACCGCGACCTCTACGAGCGCCAGCTCAAGTACTGATTCCCAATTCCGTTCATCCCACGCCCGGCCCGTCTCGCCCGTAAGGCGTTGCGGGCCGTCGGCGTTTCGCGGCAACCGTGGCCCACATGCCCGGCGCAACCACGCAGCCGGGCGATTACGGAGAACACGGAAATGGGATGGATTATCGCTTTGATCGTCGGCGGGATTGCCGGCTGGCTCGCCAGCCTCATCATGAAGCGCGACGCTTCTATGGGGATTTTGCTCAACATCGTGGTCGGCTGTGTCGGCTCGGTGATCGGCAACCTGATCGCCGGGCCCCTGCTCGGGATCGGCGGCAGCGTGCAGGAATTCTCGCTTCGAGGGTTGCTGATCGCGGTGCTGGGCGCGGTGGTGCTGCTGGGGATCTTCAACCTGATCCAGCGCGGGCGGGTGCGCTAAGCCAACCCCGCCAGCCGTTCCCACAGCCGCCGATGGCCCGCGCCTTTCGTCTAGGCTGAAAGTCATCGGTCGATGCGCGCATTGCCGTGCAACGCCTGACCATCTATCAGGCGTTGCACTTGGTGACTTATGCGAATAATACACTCGGGCCGGGGCGCAGCGCGTCTCCGGTCCGTGTGAGGGAACGGCGATGAATTACGAGACGACCATCAGGGCAGAAGCCGCCGACGGGGTGACCGCCGAATATGCCGGTGCGCGCACGCTTGCCGCGCCTGCCATCCCGCGCTGGCTGATCCTCGGCGGGTTGGGCGTGTTCGGCCTGCTGCTGGCGATCGCCGCGTGGTTCGCGCTGGCCGGCGGGGAGCCAGTAGCGGTCGATGACGACAACGCCCAGGCCCCCTCCGTCACCGTGGTATCCCCCGGCCGGACGATGGTTGCCGGGCTGATCGAAGCGCCCGGCACGCTCGCCGCGCGCCGCCCAATGCCGGTCGGCGTGGTGGGCGAGGGCGGACAGGTGCTGCGCGTCACGGTGGATGCGGGTGACTGGGTGCAGCAGGGCCAGGTGCTGGCGGTGATCGACCGTTCGGTGCAGGTCCAGCAGGCCGAAGCGCAGTCCGCCCAGATCGAGGTCGCGCGCGCCGATGCCAATCTGGCGCAGGCCAATCTCGACCGCGCGCTGCAACTGGTCGAGCGCGGCTTCGTCTCCAAGGCCGATGTCGACCGGCTGACCGCAACCCGCGATGCCGCCGCCGCGCGCGTCCGGGTGGCGCAGGCGCAGCTTGGCGAATTGCGCGCGCGCAACGAGCGGCTCAACATCTACGCCCCGGCCTCCGGCTATGTGCTGGCCCGCAATGTCGAGCCCGGACAGACGGTCGGCGGGGGCAGCCCGCCGCTGTTCACCATCGCCAGCGGGGGCGAGATGGAAATGCTCGCGCAGGTTTCGGAAGAACAGCTCGCCAAGCTCTCGGTGGGCACCATGGCGACGATCGTGCCGACCGGCTCGGACAAGGAATATTCGGGGCAGGTCTGGCAGGTCTCTCCGGTGATTGACGGCACCACCCGGCAGGGCACCGCGCGCATCGCGCTGAGCTTCGCGCCCGAACTGCGCCCCGGCGGCTTTGCCACGGCGCGGCTGAACAGCGGCAGCTTCAGCGCGACCGTGCTGCCCGAAAGCGCGGTGCTGGCCGACAGCGAGGGCAGCTTCGTCTATGTCGTGGGCCCGGACAACAAGGCGGTGCGCCGCGCGGTGAAGACCGGCGCGGTCACGCCCGATGGCCTCGCCATTACCGAGGGTCTCAACGGCAGCGAGCGCGTGGTGCTGCGCGCCGGCGGGTTCCTCAACCCTGGCGAAACCGTCAACCCGCAACCGCTCAAGAAGTAAAAGGCGTCCATCCCCCGCGCGCTGCGGCGCGTCACTGACGGGGCAAGCAGCAAGACCGGCGCGCAACAGGCAGGAATATCATGGCTCTCAAGGACATCTCGGCCTGGTCGATCCGCAATCCGGTGATTCCGCTGGTGGCCTTCACGATCCTGCTGTTCGCGGGGATCGTCAGCTTCCTGCGGATGGATGTGACCAACAATCCCGACGTCGAATTCCCGGCGGTGATGGTCAACATTTCGCAGCCCGGCGCCTCGCCGACCGAGATCGAGAACCAGATCACCCAGCGGGTCGAAGCGTCGCTGCGGTCGATTGCCGGGGTCAATTCGCTGCAATCGACCGCGCGCGAAGGCTCTTCGCAGACCTTCGTGGAATTCGAGATCGGCACCAACCTGATTGAGGCGGTGAGCGAAGTCGAAACCGCGATCAACGACGTGCGCGGCAGCCTGCCCGACGGCATTCTCGAGCCGCAGGTGCGCAAGGTCAATGTGGTGGGCGAGCCGATCGGCTATGTCGCGGTCGAGGCCGACGACATGACGGTGGAACAGCTCAGCTGGTTCATCGACGACACCGTCGCCAAGCGCCTGCTCAAGATCAATGGCATGGCCGAGGTCAACCGCTTCGGCGGGGTCGACCGGCAGATCGAGGTGATCCTCGATCCGGCCAAGATGCAGGCCTTCGGCGTCACCGCCTCGCAGATCAACGCGGTGCTGCGCCAGAGCAATCTCGATGCCGCGGGCGGCCTCGCCGAGATCGGCGGCACGCGGCAATCGCTGCGCGTCCTGGGCAATTCCGACACCGCCTATCAGCTCTCGCAGACCCAGATCCAGCTGGGCGGCGGGCGCTCGGTGCGGCTGGCCGACATCGCCAAGGTGCGCGACGGCTTTTCCGAACGCACCTCGATCAGCGAAGTGAACGGACAGGAAGTCGTCAACTTCGCCATGAGCCGCGCGCGCGGGGCTTCCGACCTTACGGTCTATGACGCCGCGCTCGAGGAGATGGACAAGATCGAGGCCGAAAACCCCGGCGTGAAGTTCATCAAGCTGTCGACCAGCACGACCTACACCCGCGGCCAGTACAAGTCGTCGATGTGGGCGCTGGTCGAAGGCGCGGTGCTCGCGGTGGTGGTGGTGTTCATCTTCCTGCGCGACTGGCGGGCGACTTTCATCAGCGCGGTGGCGATCCCGCTGTCGGCGATCCCGACCTTCTTCTTCATGGATTACCTCGGGTTCAACCTCAACTTCCTGTCGCTGCTGGCGCTGGCGCTGGTGGCGGGGGTGCTGGTCGACGATGCGATCGTGGAGATCGAGAACATCGTCAGACACATGCGCATGGGCAAGACCGCCTATCAGGCGAGTATCGACGCCGCCGACGAGATCGGCTTGCCGGTGGTCGCCACCAGTTTCTGCATCGTCGCGGTGTTTCTCCCCGTGGGCCTGATGCCGGGCGTGTCGGGGCAGTTCTTCCAGAATTTCGGGATCACCGTGGTGATCGCGGTGCTGATGAGCCTCGCGGTCGCGCGCATGCTGACCCCGCTGATGGCGGCCTATTTCCTCAAGGCCAAGGGTCACGCCGAGCACGGCGGCGGTCCGGCGCTCGATCTCTATATGCGGGTGCTGGCCTGGACGCTGGATACCGGACGCATGGTGGCCCGCCGTACCGGGCTCACCGGCCCGCGCCACCGCGCCTTCTATGTCCTTGGCATGCTGCTGGTGGTACTGGTGCTGCTGATCGTGCCCGCGCTGACCATGTTCGAACTGGCGAACGGTTCGGTCTCCGGCGCGATTGCCGAAGGCGCAGGCGCGGCGCCGCCGTGGAAGGGCCTGCTGGGGCTCGACGTGCACAAGCAGATCGCCGCCGCGGTCGAAGCCGACACCAATGCTGCGGCCAACTGGATGGTCGCCAAGCTGTTCGAAGTGGTGCTGGTGCTGCTGGTCTCGCTGCTGTCGTTCCTCGCCGCGCTCGCCACCTTCAAGCTCATCGAAGCGCCTTCGGGCGGGCAAAGCCGGCTTGGCCAGAGCCTGCGCTGGATGACCGCGCGCTTCTACGACCACCGCATCTGGATGGTGGGGATCGGCTGGTTCTCCTTCCTCGTCACGATCCTGCTGTTCGGCCAGATTCCCGGCCAGTTCCAGCCGACCATCGATGACGAGAACAGCCGGGTCGAAATCGAGATGGTGCCCGGCACCACGCTCGCCCAGACCAAGCGGGTGGTCAACGGCGTCGCCGCGCGGTTGCGCGAGGAACCCGAGGTTGAACGCCTGCTCGAGCGCATCCGGCTGGGTGAGACCTCGTCGATCTTCGTCAAGCTGCGCGAGGATCGCCAGCGGACCTCGATCGAGTTCGAGCGCGAACTGGCGCCGGACCTCGCCAAGATTCCCGACGCGCGCGTGCGCTTCCAGTCGCAAAGCGGCGGGTTCGGCTCGGGCCGCGACATGACGGTGATGCTGGCCGGCAGCGATCCGGCGCTGCTCGATCAGACCGCGACTCGGTTGGTCGAGGAGATGAAGGGCCTCAAATCGCTGGTCGCCCCGCGCATCAGCGCGGACTTGAACCGCCCGGAAATCATCATCACCCCGCGCGACAAGATCGCC from Porphyrobacter sp. YT40 encodes:
- a CDS encoding efflux RND transporter periplasmic adaptor subunit is translated as MNYETTIRAEAADGVTAEYAGARTLAAPAIPRWLILGGLGVFGLLLAIAAWFALAGGEPVAVDDDNAQAPSVTVVSPGRTMVAGLIEAPGTLAARRPMPVGVVGEGGQVLRVTVDAGDWVQQGQVLAVIDRSVQVQQAEAQSAQIEVARADANLAQANLDRALQLVERGFVSKADVDRLTATRDAAAARVRVAQAQLGELRARNERLNIYAPASGYVLARNVEPGQTVGGGSPPLFTIASGGEMEMLAQVSEEQLAKLSVGTMATIVPTGSDKEYSGQVWQVSPVIDGTTRQGTARIALSFAPELRPGGFATARLNSGSFSATVLPESAVLADSEGSFVYVVGPDNKAVRRAVKTGAVTPDGLAITEGLNGSERVVLRAGGFLNPGETVNPQPLKK
- a CDS encoding GlsB/YeaQ/YmgE family stress response membrane protein — protein: MGWIIALIVGGIAGWLASLIMKRDASMGILLNIVVGCVGSVIGNLIAGPLLGIGGSVQEFSLRGLLIAVLGAVVLLGIFNLIQRGRVR
- a CDS encoding DUF1153 domain-containing protein gives rise to the protein MIENQDIRPAQVIGPLGEPLTLADLPSPATKRWVVRRKAEVVAAVSGGLLTLDEALARYSLTLEEFASWQRAVDRSGMHGLRVTKIQHYRDLYERQLKY
- a CDS encoding efflux RND transporter permease subunit; amino-acid sequence: MALKDISAWSIRNPVIPLVAFTILLFAGIVSFLRMDVTNNPDVEFPAVMVNISQPGASPTEIENQITQRVEASLRSIAGVNSLQSTAREGSSQTFVEFEIGTNLIEAVSEVETAINDVRGSLPDGILEPQVRKVNVVGEPIGYVAVEADDMTVEQLSWFIDDTVAKRLLKINGMAEVNRFGGVDRQIEVILDPAKMQAFGVTASQINAVLRQSNLDAAGGLAEIGGTRQSLRVLGNSDTAYQLSQTQIQLGGGRSVRLADIAKVRDGFSERTSISEVNGQEVVNFAMSRARGASDLTVYDAALEEMDKIEAENPGVKFIKLSTSTTYTRGQYKSSMWALVEGAVLAVVVVFIFLRDWRATFISAVAIPLSAIPTFFFMDYLGFNLNFLSLLALALVAGVLVDDAIVEIENIVRHMRMGKTAYQASIDAADEIGLPVVATSFCIVAVFLPVGLMPGVSGQFFQNFGITVVIAVLMSLAVARMLTPLMAAYFLKAKGHAEHGGGPALDLYMRVLAWTLDTGRMVARRTGLTGPRHRAFYVLGMLLVVLVLLIVPALTMFELANGSVSGAIAEGAGAAPPWKGLLGLDVHKQIAAAVEADTNAAANWMVAKLFEVVLVLLVSLLSFLAALATFKLIEAPSGGQSRLGQSLRWMTARFYDHRIWMVGIGWFSFLVTILLFGQIPGQFQPTIDDENSRVEIEMVPGTTLAQTKRVVNGVAARLREEPEVERLLERIRLGETSSIFVKLREDRQRTSIEFERELAPDLAKIPDARVRFQSQSGGFGSGRDMTVMLAGSDPALLDQTATRLVEEMKGLKSLVAPRISADLNRPEIIITPRDKIAADLGITTAALSQTIRIATLGEIEQNAARFSLSDRQIPIVVRLSEAARTDFRTIENIPVPLPGGGSVPLSRVADISFGSGPTAIQRYNQNRRVLVGADLAAGVLKGEAQAQIDALPVLQDLPVGVIRDVVGEEEWQAELITNLIIAIFAGFGLVFSVLVLLYKRLMSPLVNMTSLLLAPLGGILLIWLLGQPNSMPVYIGILLLLGIVSKNSILLIDFAIEEMNKGVGKLDAILDAGHKRAQPIVMTTVAMTAGMVPVALSLSGDGAWRQPMGIVVIGGLVLSTLLTLLIVPAGFSLADGLEKRVGPWLRAKMLTYKPGDEHGQQEPAPGPAFPGLGKPAPGHEPAE
- the mnmA gene encoding tRNA 2-thiouridine(34) synthase MnmA codes for the protein METPALLETGLMAPADAAALFDLPRAASDCRIVVAMSGGVDSSVVAALAHASGAEVIGITLQLYDYGAATGRKGACCAGDDIRDARAVADRLGIAHYVFDHESAFREDVVEQFADEYLAGRTPVPCIRCNMGPKFTDLFRMARELGADCLATGHYVRRVVGADGVELHRAFDPARDQSYFLYGTTEAQLDYLRFPLGGMPKPQVRALAEAAALRNAAKPDSQDICFVPDGNYAKIVTKVRPEGAAPGAIVHAASGEKLGEHKGIVHFTVGQRKGLEIGGQPEPLYVIGLDALSREVRVGPKRMLAVNAARITETNRIGPVPDAPLTAKVRSLAKPVPVTLEGDLGDGAAVTIRFAEPEFGVAPGQAAVIYAGDRVIGGGWIDSTEKVEA